From a region of the Argiope bruennichi chromosome 8, qqArgBrue1.1, whole genome shotgun sequence genome:
- the LOC129980896 gene encoding UNC93-like protein isoform X2, with amino-acid sequence MEIPNQNASFSKLRIIKNLTAISISFLLMFTACDGLIMLQTTMNKEEGIGTVGQAVIHITYGISSLLLSSYVSKKLGSKSTQLLGMIMYLPYVAANFYPSWITLVPSAVITGVGCTLLWGAQCTYFNECSVLYRDVTDDSTDYIPSPVITYRSGKGEIKELSAKHFLQEAEISLNFQGDCENSLKTSPSFHLPSYKRSEPGSETESNRQCSERTSKKTTEYVQDFENLNSETINNPKLSEDIQTIEEKKNKPFALHTKNKMEYNPNQKSKSLSAVNSLFFGFHGLAYCSAQVWSNLISFYVLASKHTENYNKTSNCSCGADFCNTDQECVNSKIEEVPSDIRQYYTGLCFACGILAVLLIWIFVDHLEKSKKQVTLSWNHIFATVKFIRNKEQLFIIPLTICTSMVQAFYMADFTKRFMEFSSKEKKKQPIPAATCTVP; translated from the coding sequence ATGGAAATCCCAAACCAAAACGCAAGTTTTAGCAAattaagaatcattaaaaatttgactgCAATATCTATATCATTTCTATTGATGTTCACTGCTTGTGATGGTTTAATTATGCTCCAAACGACTATGAATAAAGAGGAAGGGATAGGCACGGTCGGTCAAGCTGTCATACATATTACTTATGGAATTTCGTCTTTATTACTTTCTAGTTATGTTAGCAAGAAACTTGGCAGTAAATCAACTCAGCTTTTGGGAATGATTATGTATTTGCCCTACGTTGCAGCAAATTTTTATCCTTCGTGGATTACTCTGGTGCCGTCAGCCGTCATCACCGGTGTTGGCTGCACTTTACTTTGGGGAGCTCAATGCACATATTTCAATGAATGCTCAGTTCTCTATAGAGACGTTACAGATGATTCCACTGATTATATTCCAAGTCCTGTGATCACCTATAGATCTGGTAAAGGAGAGATAAAAGAACTATCTGCAAAGCATTTCCTGCAAGAAGCAGAAATAAGTCTAAACTTTCAAGGAGATTGCGAAAACTCTCTAAAAACTTCTCCATCATTTCATCTGCCATCATACAAACGTTCTGAACCTGGAAGTGAAACAGAATCAAATCGACAATGTTCGGAAAGAACTTCCAAAAAAACAACTGAATATGTTCaagattttgaaaacttaaattccGAGACAATCAATAATCCTAAATTATCTGAGGACATTCAAActattgaggaaaaaaaaaataaaccttttgcgTTGCATACAAAAAACAAGATGGAATATAATCCTAATCAAAAGTCGAAGTCTCTTAGTGCTGTGAATTCTTTGTTTTTCGGCTTCCATGGTTTGGCGTATTGTTCTGCACAAGTGTGGAGCAATTTAATCAGTTTCTATGTGCTTGCCTCAAAACATACTGAAAActataataaaacttcaaattgttCTTGTGGGGCAGATTTTTGTAATACTGACCAAGAGTGTGTCAATTCTAAGATAGAAGAAGTGCCCTCAGATATCAGACAGTATTACACCGGTTTATGTTTTGCTTGTGGGATCCTAGCTGTGCTACTAATTTGGATATTTGTGGATCACTTGGAAAAATCTAAAAAGCAAGTAACTTTATCGTGGAATCATATCTTTGCCACCGTTAAATTCATCCGTAATAAAGAACAGCTCTTTATAATACCCCTAACCATTTGCACCAGCATGGTTCAAGCGTTTTATATGGCTGATTTTACGAAG